Proteins found in one Equus przewalskii isolate Varuska chromosome 20, EquPr2, whole genome shotgun sequence genomic segment:
- the ISYNA1 gene encoding inositol-3-phosphate synthase 1 — MKAAAEFVVESPDVVYGPEAIEAQYEYRTTGVSREGGVLKVRPTSTRFTFRTARQVPRLGVMLVGWGGNNGSTLTAAVLANRLRLSWPTRTGRKEANYYGSLTQASTVSLGLDAEGQEVFVPFSALLPMVAPNDLVFDGWDISSLNLAEAMRRAQVLDWGLQEQLWPHMEPLRPRPSIYIPEFIAANQSVRADNLIPGTRAQQLEQIRRDICDFRSKAGLDKVIVLWTANTERFCEVVPGLNDTAENLLRTIELGLEVSPSTLFAVASILEGCAFLNGSPQNTLVPGALELAWQRRVFVGGDDFKSGQTKVKSVLVDFLIGSGLKTMSIVSYNHLGNNDGQNLSAPPQFRSKEVSKSSVVDDMVQSNPVLYAPGEEPNHCVVIKYVPYVGDSKRALDEYTSELMMGGTNTLVLHNTCEDSLLAAPIMLDLVLLTELCQRVSFCTDADPEPQSFHPVLSLLSFLFKAPLVPPGSPVVNALFRQRSCIENILRACVGLPPQNHMLLEHKMERPCLRQGQPVAPAYAGPCKKGSAPTAPNGCVGDANGHTKAEAPQMLTT, encoded by the exons ATGAAGGCCGCAGCCGAGTTCGTGGTCGAGAGCCCGGACGTGGTCTACGGCCCCGAGGCCATCGAGGCACAGTACGAGTACAGGACGACAGGCGTCAGCCGCGAGGGCGGTGTCCTCAAG GTGCGCCCCACGTCCACGCGCTTCACCTTCCGGACCGCCCGGCAGGTGCCCCGGCTCGGGGTCATGCTTGTCGGCTGGGGCGGGAACAACGGCTCCACGCTCACCGCCGCCGTGCTGGCCAACCGACTGCGTCTGTCCTGGCCCACGCGCACCGGCCGCAAG GAGGCCAACTACTACGGCTCGCTGACGCAGGCGAGCACCGTTAGCCTGGGCCTGGACGCCGAGGGCCAGGAGGTGTTCGTGCCTTTCAGCGCACTGCTGCCCATGGTGGCGCCCAACGACCTCGTGTTCGACG GCTGGGACATATCGTCGCTGAATCTGGCCGAGGCGATGCGGCGCGCGCAGGTGCTGGACTGGGGGCTGCAGGAGCAACTGTGGCCACACATGGAGCCCTTACGCCCACGCCCCTCCATCTACATCCCCGAGTTCATCGCCGCTAACCAGAGTGTGCGCGCCGACAACCTCATCCCAGGCACGCGAGCGCAGCAG CTGGAGCAGATCCGCAGAGACATCTGCGACTTCCGGTCCAAGGCTGGGCTGGACAAAGTCATTGTGTTGTGGACAGCAAACACGGAGCGCTTCTGCGAAGTGGTCCCGGGCCTCAATGACACCGCTGAGAACCTGCTGCGCACCATCGAG CTGGGCCTCGAGGTGTCGCCCTCCACGCTCTTCGCCGTGGCCAGCATCTTGGAAGGCTGTGCCTTCCTCAACGGGTCCCCACAGAACACACTAGTGCCTGGTGCCCTTGAGCTCGCATGGCAGCGCCGCGTCTTTGTGGGCGGAGACGACTTCAAGTCCGGCCAGACCAAGGTCAAGTCCGTGCTTGTGGACTTCCTTATCGGCTCCGGCCTGAAG ACCATGTCCATCGTGAGCTACAACCACCTAGGCAACAATGATGGGCAAAACCTGTCAGCACCGCCCCAGTTCCGCTCCAAGGAGGTGTCCAAGAGCAGTGTGGTGGATGACATGGTGCAGAGCAACCCAGTGCTCTACGCACCCGGCGAGGAGCCCAACCACTGC gtGGTCATCAAGTACGTGCCCTATGTGGGCGACAGCAAGCGTGCACTGGATGAGTACACATCGGAGCTCATGATGGGCGGCACCAACACGCTGGTGCTGCATAACACATGTGAG GACTCTCTCCTGGCTGCACCCATCATGCTGGATCTGGTACTGCTGACAGAACTGTGCCAGCGTGTGAGCTTCTGCACCGACGCTGACCCGGAGCCACAGAGCTTCCACCCAGTGCTGTCGCTGCTCAGCTTTCTCTTCAAGGCACCGCTggtgccaccaggcagccccgTGGTCAATGCACTCTTCCGCCAGCGCAGCTGCATCGAGAACATCCTAAG GGCCTGCGTGGGGCTCCCGCCGCAGAACCACATGCTTCTGGAGCACAAGATGGAGCGCCCCTGCCTCAGGCAAGGCCAGCCTGTGGCCCCTGCCTATGCTGGGCCTTGCAAGAAGGGGTCAGCCCCGACTGCCCCCAACGGCTGTGTCGGTGATGCCAATGGTCATACAAAGGCCGAGGCACCCCAGATGCTCACCACCTGA